From the Oleiharenicola lentus genome, one window contains:
- a CDS encoding endo-1,4-beta-xylanase — protein MTSPHSLHRLAALALLTALPQVSEAQLATGKSKFLGNITANSVPANYNTYWNQITPENAGKWGSVEGTRNTMNWTALDTAYNHAKANGFKFKLHTLVWGSQYPSWISTVSANDLRTEIEAWMDALAARYPDVWAIDVVNEPTKTPMPDNYKAALGGNGTTGWDWVITSFQLARQKFPNAKLHINEYGTENDATARNQMLVIINLLKERGLIDGIGIQAHAFNLDHMNAAQMKTCLDAYAATGLEVYVTELDIRGIGTSYSEANQFSKYRELFPVIWEHAAVKGVTLWGYIEGQTWMTSSGILNSNGTERTAMTWLKGYVTGTLPALPAAPSGLTATAASTTQINLAWTDNATTETAYKVERATASTGPWTELTGTLAANASSYSATDLTASTTYYFRVRASNLTGDGDYSATASTTTSANPPPAPPPSSGGGGGGGGAPSLWFLALISGCALLRLRRRCG, from the coding sequence ATGACCTCCCCCCACTCCCTTCATCGTCTCGCCGCCTTGGCCCTCCTCACCGCGCTTCCGCAGGTTTCAGAGGCCCAACTGGCCACCGGCAAAAGCAAATTCCTGGGCAACATCACGGCCAATAGCGTGCCCGCGAATTACAACACCTACTGGAACCAGATCACGCCGGAGAACGCCGGCAAGTGGGGCTCCGTCGAAGGCACCCGCAACACGATGAACTGGACCGCACTCGACACCGCCTACAACCACGCCAAAGCGAACGGCTTCAAGTTCAAGCTCCACACCCTCGTCTGGGGCTCCCAATACCCGAGCTGGATCAGTACGGTCTCGGCGAACGACCTCCGGACGGAAATCGAGGCCTGGATGGATGCGCTCGCCGCCCGCTACCCGGATGTCTGGGCCATCGATGTCGTGAACGAGCCAACCAAGACCCCGATGCCCGACAACTACAAGGCCGCCCTCGGCGGCAACGGCACCACCGGCTGGGACTGGGTCATCACCTCGTTCCAGCTCGCCCGCCAGAAGTTTCCCAACGCCAAATTGCACATCAACGAGTATGGCACCGAGAACGACGCGACCGCCCGCAACCAGATGCTCGTGATCATCAACCTGCTCAAGGAACGCGGTCTGATCGACGGCATCGGTATCCAGGCGCACGCCTTCAACCTCGACCACATGAACGCGGCCCAGATGAAAACCTGCCTCGACGCCTACGCCGCCACCGGGCTCGAAGTTTACGTCACCGAGCTCGACATCCGCGGCATCGGCACGAGCTATTCCGAAGCCAACCAGTTTTCCAAATACCGCGAGCTCTTCCCCGTCATCTGGGAGCATGCCGCCGTGAAGGGCGTCACCCTGTGGGGTTACATCGAAGGCCAAACCTGGATGACCAGCAGCGGCATCCTCAACAGCAACGGCACGGAGCGCACCGCCATGACCTGGCTGAAAGGCTACGTGACCGGCACCCTGCCTGCCTTGCCCGCCGCCCCCAGTGGCCTGACCGCCACCGCCGCCTCCACCACGCAGATCAATCTCGCCTGGACGGACAACGCCACCACCGAGACCGCCTACAAGGTTGAGCGAGCGACGGCGAGCACCGGCCCCTGGACCGAACTCACGGGCACGCTCGCGGCCAACGCTTCGTCCTACAGCGCCACTGACCTCACGGCTTCAACCACCTATTACTTCCGGGTCCGCGCGAGCAACCTCACCGGCGACGGCGACTACAGCGCAACCGCCTCGACCACGACGTCGGCCAATCCTCCGCCGGCACCGCCGCCATCAAGTGGGGGTGGCGGAGGGGGTGGCGGTGCGCCGAGTCTCTGGTTCCTCGCCTTGATTTCCGGTTGCGCCCTGCTGCGGCTGCGCCGGCGGTGCGGCTGA